Proteins from a single region of Bacteroidota bacterium:
- a CDS encoding aminopeptidase, whose amino-acid sequence MKKFFRYFLYTLLIALTCLIVWGLFNFSLVTYGWNQLKGQMHIINNSRPLTEVLNDKEIPDSLKAKIRFIDVIAKYASDSLGLKRSENYTTLYDQKNKPILWVITASDRYKLNAYQWKFPFLGSVSYKGFFDYAKGAYEDSLLQLQGYDTDYGEVSAWSTLGWFNDPILSNMLYRSDGQLAELIIHEMTHATVYLKSNVDLNENLASMIGEEGAIRFLNSHFGENSQQAKDYVNRKNDYDLFSNQMLLARTKLDSLYKTFDGLNTAVKDSLKSYMIEEIVSSLDTVSFHNKKRYASLFEKRKPNNAYFMNFVRYDSQKEEMRKILNEKYKGNIILYLKSISN is encoded by the coding sequence TTGAAAAAATTCTTCCGCTATTTTTTATATACTTTATTAATAGCCTTGACTTGTCTGATTGTCTGGGGTCTTTTTAATTTTTCATTAGTAACATACGGCTGGAATCAGTTAAAAGGCCAGATGCACATCATCAATAATTCGCGTCCGTTGACAGAAGTATTGAATGATAAAGAAATCCCTGATTCGCTGAAAGCAAAGATCCGATTTATAGATGTGATTGCAAAGTATGCATCTGATTCACTTGGATTAAAACGTTCTGAAAACTATACTACTTTGTATGATCAGAAGAACAAGCCAATTCTATGGGTGATAACTGCATCGGATCGTTACAAGTTAAATGCGTACCAATGGAAATTTCCGTTTTTGGGAAGTGTATCATATAAAGGATTTTTTGACTATGCGAAAGGTGCATATGAAGATTCACTCCTTCAGCTACAAGGGTATGATACAGATTACGGAGAAGTCAGTGCATGGAGCACACTCGGCTGGTTCAATGATCCGATTCTTTCGAATATGCTTTATCGAAGCGATGGACAATTAGCCGAACTCATCATTCATGAAATGACGCATGCAACTGTATACCTGAAAAGTAATGTAGACCTGAATGAAAATCTTGCCAGTATGATAGGTGAGGAGGGAGCCATACGTTTTCTGAATTCACATTTTGGAGAAAATTCACAGCAGGCAAAAGATTATGTTAACCGGAAAAATGATTACGATCTTTTCAGTAATCAGATGCTTCTTGCGAGGACTAAACTTGATTCGCTATACAAAACCTTTGATGGACTGAATACTGCTGTAAAAGATTCACTGAAGTCATATATGATTGAAGAAATAGTTTCCTCATTAGACACAGTTTCATTCCATAATAAAAAAAGGTACGCTTCACTTTTTGAAAAGCGCAAACCTAACAATGCATACTTTATGAATTTTGTGAGGTATGATTCGCAGAAAGAGGAGATGAGAAAAATATTAAATGAAAAGTATAAAGGAAATATTATTTTATATTTAAAATCTATTTCAAATTAA
- a CDS encoding valine--tRNA ligase translates to MSEIPKTYDPSQTEDKWYAYWMKNGFFRSVPDEREPYTIVIPPPNVTGVLHMGHMLNNTIQDVLIRRARMLGKNACWVPGTDHASIATEAKVVAMLKEKGINKKDLSREDFLKYAWEWKEKYGGIILDQLKKLGASCDWDRTRFTMEDDLSDAVIEVFIDLYNKGQIYRGVRMVNWDPQGKTALSDEEVIHKEVNSRLVYVRYAIIDAALASILKSNSSEWNLSENSWEVTAVGKKYTGNEFITIATVRPETILGDTGVCVHPDDPRYSSMKGKFAVIPMVNRPVPIVFDTYIEMEFGTGALKVTPAHDINDYNLGVKYNLEVIDTINDDGSMSPAAQFYIGEDRFTVRKKIIKDLETSGHVTKVEDYRNKVGYSERTDAVIEPKLSMQWFLKMDTISKPALENVLNGNVKLIPDKFINTYKHWMENVHDWCISRQLWWGQRIPAWYDPKGRTVVTRTSAEAIALFKKQFSDFEFTEKDLRQDEDVLDTWFSSWLWPISVFDGFKDKGNKDIKYYYPTNDLVTAPEILFFWVARMLIAGYEWMGEKPFSNVYLTGIVRDKQGRKMSKSLGNSPDPLDLIKKYSADGVRVGMLLSSPAGNDLLFDEALCEQGRNFANKIWNAFRLVKGWNVGDVKQSDADKISIEWFNSRMAEQVDIINDHYSKLRMSDALMSSYKLIWDDFCSWYLEMIKPDFVDGQPMPVSKETMDATISIFENLLKVIHPWMPFISEELWHLLKERKDKDCLIVAQWPVFKTKDQSLLTDFTYASELITQVRNTRKQKNLSPKEKVSLFAKDAGALKSKFNDVIIRLVNLDKFDAATSKIENSSSFLIGNLEFYIPFSAGINVAEEKDRLMKELDYNKGFLKSVQAKLANERFVSNAKPEILENEKKKQADAEAKIRSIEEMLGSLK, encoded by the coding sequence ATGTCCGAAATTCCAAAAACTTACGACCCCTCGCAAACCGAAGATAAATGGTATGCCTACTGGATGAAAAACGGCTTTTTCAGGAGCGTTCCTGATGAGCGTGAGCCTTATACAATCGTCATTCCACCACCGAATGTGACTGGTGTATTGCACATGGGTCATATGTTGAACAATACTATTCAGGATGTATTGATTCGTCGGGCCAGGATGCTGGGAAAAAATGCTTGCTGGGTTCCGGGTACTGATCACGCTTCTATTGCAACTGAGGCAAAAGTGGTTGCAATGCTGAAAGAGAAGGGTATTAACAAGAAAGATCTTTCACGTGAAGACTTTTTAAAATATGCCTGGGAGTGGAAAGAAAAATACGGTGGAATTATTCTTGACCAGTTGAAAAAACTTGGTGCCTCGTGTGACTGGGACAGAACCCGATTCACTATGGAAGATGACCTTAGCGATGCTGTTATTGAAGTATTCATCGATCTATACAACAAAGGACAGATCTATCGTGGTGTAAGAATGGTAAACTGGGATCCGCAAGGAAAGACTGCACTCAGTGATGAAGAAGTAATCCATAAGGAAGTTAATTCCCGGTTAGTATATGTTCGCTATGCAATAATTGATGCTGCACTTGCTTCGATTCTAAAATCAAATTCTTCTGAATGGAATTTGTCAGAGAATTCATGGGAAGTTACTGCAGTTGGAAAAAAATATACCGGAAATGAATTCATAACGATCGCTACTGTACGTCCGGAAACAATTCTGGGTGATACAGGCGTATGCGTTCATCCTGATGATCCTCGTTATTCATCCATGAAAGGAAAGTTTGCTGTTATACCTATGGTAAATCGTCCGGTGCCAATAGTATTTGACACCTATATCGAAATGGAATTTGGTACGGGAGCATTGAAAGTTACTCCTGCACACGATATCAATGACTACAATCTTGGAGTAAAATATAATCTTGAAGTTATAGATACAATTAACGATGATGGTTCGATGAGTCCTGCCGCTCAGTTTTATATTGGCGAAGACCGTTTTACTGTTCGTAAAAAAATTATAAAGGATCTTGAAACTTCAGGACATGTCACTAAGGTTGAAGATTACAGAAATAAAGTTGGATATTCTGAAAGGACTGATGCTGTAATTGAACCAAAGTTGTCGATGCAATGGTTTCTGAAAATGGATACTATCAGCAAGCCTGCTTTGGAAAATGTTTTGAATGGAAATGTAAAACTGATTCCTGACAAGTTTATCAATACGTATAAACACTGGATGGAGAATGTACACGATTGGTGTATCTCCCGTCAGTTATGGTGGGGACAACGAATTCCTGCCTGGTATGATCCGAAAGGTCGTACTGTTGTTACGCGTACTTCGGCAGAAGCAATTGCATTGTTTAAAAAACAGTTCAGTGATTTTGAATTTACAGAAAAAGATCTTCGTCAGGATGAAGATGTACTTGATACATGGTTCTCTTCATGGCTATGGCCAATTAGTGTTTTTGATGGTTTCAAAGATAAAGGCAATAAAGACATTAAATATTATTACCCGACGAATGATCTTGTAACAGCTCCGGAAATTTTATTCTTCTGGGTTGCGAGAATGCTAATCGCCGGATATGAATGGATGGGTGAGAAGCCGTTTTCAAATGTCTATCTGACGGGTATTGTTCGTGATAAGCAAGGACGTAAAATGTCGAAGTCGTTGGGAAATTCTCCTGATCCGCTTGACCTGATTAAAAAATACAGCGCCGATGGCGTTCGTGTTGGAATGTTATTATCGTCTCCCGCTGGAAATGATCTTTTGTTTGATGAAGCTTTGTGTGAACAAGGAAGAAATTTTGCAAATAAGATCTGGAATGCTTTCCGACTTGTAAAAGGATGGAATGTTGGAGATGTAAAACAATCTGATGCAGATAAGATCTCTATCGAGTGGTTCAATTCACGGATGGCAGAACAGGTTGATATCATCAACGATCATTATTCTAAATTGAGAATGAGTGATGCTTTGATGTCATCATACAAATTGATCTGGGATGATTTCTGTTCATGGTATCTGGAAATGATCAAGCCTGATTTTGTAGATGGGCAGCCAATGCCTGTTTCGAAAGAAACAATGGATGCTACTATTTCGATCTTCGAAAATCTTCTGAAAGTAATTCATCCATGGATGCCATTTATCTCTGAAGAACTATGGCATTTGTTGAAAGAAAGAAAAGATAAAGATTGTCTGATCGTTGCTCAATGGCCGGTCTTCAAAACAAAAGATCAATCGTTGCTGACTGATTTTACTTATGCATCAGAGCTGATCACGCAAGTGAGAAATACCCGCAAACAAAAGAATCTTTCTCCAAAAGAAAAAGTTTCATTGTTTGCAAAGGATGCAGGTGCTTTGAAGAGTAAATTCAATGATGTAATAATCCGCCTTGTAAACTTGGATAAGTTTGATGCGGCAACTTCTAAAATTGAAAATTCATCTTCATTTCTCATAGGCAATCTGGAGTTTTATATTCCTTTCTCTGCCGGAATAAATGTTGCAGAAGAAAAAGACAGGTTGATGAAAGAACTTGATTACAACAAAGGATTTCTGAAATCAGTTCAGGCAAAACTTGCCAACGAGCGTTTCGTTTCAAATGCAAAGCCTGAGATTCTTGAGAATGAGAAGAAGAAACAAGCGGATGCTGAAGCAAAGATTCGGTCGATTGAAGAGATGCTCGGGTCTTTGAAGTAG
- a CDS encoding YdcF family protein: protein MKKHFPRISRLIKRFIFFLGILFLFMSVIAFTRIPYDIHHWLGDKGTKFRFYPNSIIMLGGSGMPSESNLIRLYYTAELAKFYKYSDIILAHPKDSSVAKSMRRYLINAGIDSTRISMMLKGTNTREQAMELKNFRPGFENTGVAIVTSPENMYRTMRVFRKLDYTKLGGISSYENAMHISLKYSHKKLGGKKFAPDVSQNMGLRYNYWNYLKLEITCMREFAALVYYKLNGWI, encoded by the coding sequence TTGAAAAAACATTTCCCTCGAATCAGCAGATTGATCAAGCGATTCATTTTTTTTCTGGGAATTCTATTTTTATTCATGTCTGTCATTGCTTTTACAAGAATCCCATACGACATACATCATTGGCTGGGCGATAAAGGCACAAAGTTTCGGTTTTATCCAAATTCAATTATTATGCTTGGCGGAAGTGGTATGCCGTCGGAATCGAATCTGATTCGACTTTACTATACAGCAGAACTTGCTAAATTTTATAAATATTCTGACATCATCCTTGCACATCCTAAGGATTCATCAGTAGCCAAAAGTATGAGACGCTATCTGATCAATGCAGGAATTGATTCAACCAGAATTTCAATGATGCTGAAAGGAACAAATACACGTGAACAGGCTATGGAACTGAAAAATTTCAGACCAGGTTTTGAAAATACAGGTGTTGCAATTGTTACCTCTCCTGAAAATATGTATCGCACCATGCGGGTTTTCCGAAAACTTGATTATACTAAACTGGGCGGAATTTCTTCTTACGAAAATGCAATGCACATAAGTTTGAAGTATAGTCACAAAAAACTTGGCGGAAAAAAATTCGCACCCGATGTTTCACAAAATATGGGACTACGATATAATTACTGGAATTATCTGAAACTTGAGATCACATGTATGAGGGAGTTTGCGGCGTTGGTGTACTACAAGTTGAATGGATGGATTTAA